The following proteins come from a genomic window of Nostoc sp. ATCC 53789:
- a CDS encoding DUF29 domain-containing protein produces the protein MNVTYKTDFNLWIEQTAKLLRSHRWHEVDVEHLIEEVEGLGKSERRAIASQLTRLLLHLLKWQYQPQRRSDSWLDSITDSRTQIELAIEDSPSLKSYPTEQLEESYQRARRQATKQTGILLSVFPEECPYSLELVLDEDWLPEASDI, from the coding sequence AGACAGCCAAACTATTGCGATCGCATCGCTGGCATGAAGTTGATGTAGAACATCTGATTGAAGAGGTTGAAGGCTTGGGCAAAAGTGAACGGCGGGCTATTGCCAGTCAACTAACTCGCTTACTTTTGCATCTGCTCAAGTGGCAATATCAACCTCAGCGTCGCTCAGATAGTTGGCTGGATTCTATCACTGATTCTCGTACCCAAATTGAGTTAGCTATCGAAGATAGTCCTAGTCTTAAGAGCTATCCTACAGAGCAACTTGAGGAAAGTTATCAAAGGGCACGTCGCCAAGCAACCAAGCAAACAGGGATACTTTTATCCGTTTTTCCAGAAGAGTGCCCATATTCTTTAGAGTTAGTGTTGGATGAAGACTGGCTACCGGAAGCAAGCGATATTTGA